One window of the Eucalyptus grandis isolate ANBG69807.140 chromosome 8, ASM1654582v1, whole genome shotgun sequence genome contains the following:
- the LOC104451135 gene encoding LOW QUALITY PROTEIN: probable carbohydrate esterase At4g34215 (The sequence of the model RefSeq protein was modified relative to this genomic sequence to represent the inferred CDS: inserted 1 base in 1 codon) — MTIPIFYSLLSVLLALLLRPSSGDTLPQDIFILAGQSNMAGRGGVENDKWNGFVPPQCRPNPSILRLSAQLTWSEAAEPLHADIDVDRVCGVGPGMSFANAIKSKDPKLGVVGLVPCAVGGTKIAQWARGTPLYNQMVSRATAAVKSGGTIRALLWYQGXSDTVVQADAETYRTNMEKLIGDIRTDLNNPSLLIIQVALASGEGKFVDTVRSAQLGITLPNVKYVDAKGLDLKTDHLHLTTTSQVRLGSMLADAFPASQ; from the exons ATGACGATCCCAATCTTTTACTCTCTGCTCTCCGTCCTCCTGGCCCTCCTCCTCCGTCCGAGCTCAGGAGACACGCTCCCTCAGGACATATTCATCCTCGCCGGCCAGAGCaacatggctgggcgaggcggTGTTGAAAACGACAAGTGGAACGGCTTCGTGCCGCCGCAGTGCAGGCCCAACCCGTCCATACTCCGGCTCAGCGCCCAGCTCACCTGGTCTGAGGCGGCGGAACCGCTCCACGCGGACATCGACGTGGATCGTGTCTGTGGGGTCGGCCCTGGGATGAGTTTCGCCAACGCCATCAAATCCAAAGACCCCAAGCTCGGGGTGGTGGGGCTTGTGCCCTGCGCTGTCGGCGGGACCAAGATCGCGCAGTGGGCCCGCGGGACCCCCTTGTACAACCAGATGGTGAGTCGAGCCACAGCGGCCGTAAAGAGCGGGGGCACCATAAGGGCGTTGCTTTGGTATCAAG AAAGCGACACGGTGGTTCAGGCGGACGCTGAGACGTACAGGACCAACATGGAGAAGCTCATCGGGGACATTCGCACCGATCTTAACAACCCTTCTCTTCTCATAATCCAG GTGGCCCTTGCATCAGGAGAAGGGAAATTCGTGGACACGGTGAGGAGCGCGCAGCTTGGCATAACGCTGCCCAATGTGAAGTACGTGGACGCAAAGGGCCTGGACCTCAAGACGGATCATCTTCACCTCACCACCACCAGTCAGGTTCGCCTCGGTTCCATGTTGGCCGATGCCTTTCCCGCTTCTCAGTGA